The genomic segment CGTCAACGAATAGCGATTGCCCGTGCAGTTCTTCAACGACCTAAACTTCTAATATTGGATGAAGCTACTAGTGCTTTGGATTACATCACTGAGCGTCAGGTCTGTCTTAATCTTAAAAAGGAGTTTGAGGGTTCAACGGTCTTTTTTATAACACATAGGTTAAGTACCATTCGTTCTTCCGATCGGATTTTGATGATGGAGTCTGGATCACTTGTTGAATCCGGCACTCATCATGAGCTTCTGGAGCAAAAAGGTCGGTACGCTGCACTCTACGCTCAGCAGGAAACAGATCTTGGCTAAACAAGTAGAAAAGATCGATCAGCCCTCAGCAGCTTTACAGCCATGGGAGGGTAGTACTTCTTTCATTCGTCAAGGGCGTCATTGGTCCTCCGCCCTCATTTGGCTCTGCAGCTCCTTAATGGGCGTTACGTTGATTTGGGCCTTTACTGCCAAAATTGATCAAACAGTGACCGTACGAGGTCGATTACAACCGGCAGGTAGCGTCAAAAGTGTCGAATCACCTAGCGCGGGTGTTGTTAGCAAAGTGTATGTGCAAGATGGCGATTTAGTTTTAGCTTCGTCTCCTTTGTTCGATGTCGAAGCTAAGGGATTGTCGAGCCGTCGAGAGGCCATTCAAATTACGCAAAGACTTTTGCGTTTGCAGGTTTCAACACTTAACGGCGTCTTAGAAAGCGAAGGTGATCCAAGGCGGTTCCCACCTTTACCGGATTTACCGCAGATACAAGATGCAAATTTGCAACAGCAACTTGCTACCGCACGACAGCAAACGCAGCAAATAAGATCGCGTCTTATTCAAATTACTAATCAGCTCTCAAGTCGTCGTGAGACCCTTAAGTTGCAAGAGACGATTGCAAATGATATCAAGCCTCTGCATGACATTGGTGCTATGGCTCGAAATCAGTATTTGCAGCAACTTAATCAAATGCAGATTATTAAGTCTGAGATTTCATCTTTAGAGGAGGAGCGTCAGAAGGTATTGGGCGAGGCTGCTGCACAGTTGAATCAGGTCAATCGTCAATTGATCAATCTTGAGGCAGAGCTGGTGGCTCTTAAGGAAACAATTAGTTATCGAACTGTTCGGGCACCTATTGATGGACAAGTGTTTGATATTTCAATCG from the Synechococcus sp. KORDI-100 genome contains:
- a CDS encoding HlyD family efflux transporter periplasmic adaptor subunit, which encodes MSFWSKKVGTLHSTLSRKQILAKQVEKIDQPSAALQPWEGSTSFIRQGRHWSSALIWLCSSLMGVTLIWAFTAKIDQTVTVRGRLQPAGSVKSVESPSAGVVSKVYVQDGDLVLASSPLFDVEAKGLSSRREAIQITQRLLRLQVSTLNGVLESEGDPRRFPPLPDLPQIQDANLQQQLATARQQTQQIRSRLIQITNQLSSRRETLKLQETIANDIKPLHDIGAMARNQYLQQLNQMQIIKSEISSLEEERQKVLGEAAAQLNQVNRQLINLEAELVALKETISYRTVRAPIDGQVFDISIDQSTVVSADQVMMKLIPDNDLQASVDITNKDIGFMSVGLPATVSVDSFPSGEFGYIKGELKSLGSDALPPDQEHPTWYFPAIVSLEQQIVESGDQPLNLQSGMSVSANIKLRSRPVITLITDLFTRQLDGLKRFR